GCTGCTCTTCGCGCTGGCTCGCTGGCCTGGCGACGGGACGGCCGGCGTGTCCGAACTGGCGCGCCGGCTCGGCCTCACCAAAAACCACGTCTACCGCCTGCTTCGAACCCTCGAACGCCATGACCTGGTGGAGCAGGAGCCCGGCGATCGCCGGTACCGCCTGGGGCCGGGCATGCTGGCCCTGGGCGCGACGGCCCGAGAGCGGATGAGCCTGGTTCGGGCGGCGCGTCCGGTGATGGATCACCTGGCCGGCGTCACCGGTGAGTCCGTTCACCTGATTGAACGCCACGGCCTGGCGGCCGTCGTGGTGGACGTGCGGGAAAGCGCCAAACCGGTGCGACTCACCGCACAGGTGGGCGGGCGCTACCCCCTGCACGCCGGAGCTTGTCCCCAGGCCATCCTGGCCTTTCTTCCCGCCGAACAGCGGGAGCAGGTGCTGGCGCAGCTTCCTGCCCTACCTCGCTATACGCCGCGCACGGTGCTCGACCCAGACCGGCTGCGCCAGGTCCTGGCGGCGGTCCGGGAGCAGGGCTTTGCCGTCAGCGACGAGGACGTGGACGTCGGAGCCCGGGGCGTCGGGGCGCCGATCTTCGATGGCTCCGGGTATCCAACCGGCGCCATAAGTGTGGCCGGGCCCTCGTTCCGGCTTGCGGACGGCGTCGTCGAGCGCTACGGCGCGCTCGTAAAACAGGCGGCGGCCGAGATTACGGCCCGACTCGGGGGCCGCGAGCACGCCCTGCGTGAGACCCCTGGAGGCGGGTCACAAATCCCATGACGCGGTACCTCGTGCGCCGCATCGGTATCATGTTGCCGGTGCTCGTCGGCATCACGTTCGTCAACTTCCTCATCATCAACCTGGCGCCGGGCGACGCCGTGGACCTGATGATCAACCCGACCATGAGCGAGGCCGACCGCATGGCCCGGCGCCAGGCGCTGGGGCTCAACGACCCGTTCGTGGTGCGCTACGCGCGCTGGCTCCGGGAGCTGGTCACGGGCAACC
This genomic stretch from Bacillota bacterium harbors:
- a CDS encoding IclR family transcriptional regulator — its product is MAMAHAGVPELQRKAPEAYAIASVDKAIQLLFALARWPGDGTAGVSELARRLGLTKNHVYRLLRTLERHDLVEQEPGDRRYRLGPGMLALGATARERMSLVRAARPVMDHLAGVTGESVHLIERHGLAAVVVDVRESAKPVRLTAQVGGRYPLHAGACPQAILAFLPAEQREQVLAQLPALPRYTPRTVLDPDRLRQVLAAVREQGFAVSDEDVDVGARGVGAPIFDGSGYPTGAISVAGPSFRLADGVVERYGALVKQAAAEITARLGGREHALRETPGGGSQIP